In Juglans microcarpa x Juglans regia isolate MS1-56 chromosome 7D, Jm3101_v1.0, whole genome shotgun sequence, the following are encoded in one genomic region:
- the LOC121238478 gene encoding PH, RCC1 and FYVE domains-containing protein 1-like isoform X1 has protein sequence MSADQSKPGPVERDIELAITALKKGAQLLKYGRRGKPKFCPFKLANDESTLIWFSGKEEKHLKLNHVSRIIPGQRTPIFQRYPRPEKEYQSFSLIYDDRSLDLICKDKDEAEIWFTGLKALISRGRHRTGRSESKGDGVPTEATSPRAHTRRSSPLSSPFGSGGSSQKDGADPLHLHTLHESPPKIGLEKALSDVILCAVPPEAFFPSDSACGSVHSLSSGTSDGTTGRRNATGMDAFRVSLSSAVSSSSQVSGNNDGDALGDVFIWGEGTGDGILGGGINRDGCSSGAKIDSLVPRPMESAVLLDVQNLACGRRHAALVTKQGEVFTWGEELRGRLGHGVDSDVSHPKLLDGLRNINIELVACGEYHSCAVTLSGEMYTWGNSSYNSGLLGHGNESYQWVPKKLNGPLEGIHVSSVSCGLWHTAVVTSAGQLFTFGDGTFGVLGHGDRRCVAIPREVESLKGLRTVRVACGVWHTAAVVEVMVGSLTSSNCSSGKLFTWGDGDKFRLGHGDKEAKLVPTCVAALVEPNFCQVACGDSLTVALTTTGHVFTMGSPVYGQLGDPQADGKLPRKVEGKLMKNFVEEIACGAYHVAVLTSRTEVYTWGKGANGRLGHGDTDDRMSPFLVEALKDKQVKTIACGTNFTTAICLHKWVSGIDQSLCSGCRLPFNFKRKRHNCYNCGLVFCHSCTSKKSLKASMAPNPNKPYRVCDNCFGKLWKATEADSSSHPALSRRGSVNQGQNELNDKNEKLDSRSYVHPGRVSSLESSREESGGSSKRNKKLDVNISRVSPLPNGVSQWDALSDSKSLNPVFGSSKKFFSASLPGSRIVSRATSPKSRRSSPPRATTPIPTLSGLSSPKFVVGDAKRMNDNLNEEVLKLRVQVDDLTRKAKIQEIELERTTKQLKEAISIAGEEAAKSKAAKEVIKALTAQLKEMAERLPVGAARNSTSPSFGPYNPSLTQDVSTAPIDVLDSNMTCHELDSKGSNRLVISNGSTTIGNNTLSHTEMVHQETTTRSKTRAAKSEPPHGDEWVEQDEPGVYITLISLPGGAKDLKRVRFSRKRFSEKEAEQWWALNRARVYQQYNIPMVDKSGIGMGREGKV, from the exons GCCATTACTGCTCTTAAGAAAGGTGCGCAGTTGCTCAAGTATGGAAGGAGAGGGAAGCCCAAGTTTTGTCCCTTCAAACTGGCTAAT GATGAATCTACCCTGATCTGGTTTTCTGGAAAAGAGGAGAAACACCTTAAACTAAACCATGTGTCCAGAATTATTCCCGGTCAGCGTACT CCTATATTTCAGAGGTACCCTCGGCCTGAGAAGGAATACCAatcattttctcttatatatgatGATAGGTCTTTAGATTTG ATATGCAAGGATAAAGATGAAGCTGAAATCTGGTTTACTGGTCTAAAAGCACTAATATCCCGTGGCCGCCACCGAACAGGGCGATCTGAGTCAAAAGGAGATGGAGTTCCAACTGAAGCAACTAGTCCTAGAGCACACACCCGAAGAAGTTCTCCTTTGAGCTCTCCATTTGGCAGTGGTGGCAGCTCACAAAAG GATGGCGCCGATCCCCTTCATCTGCATACTCTGCATGAAAGCCCTCCAAAAATTGGTCTAGAGAAGGCATTATCAGATGTGATATTATGTGCTGTGCCTCCTGAGGCTTTCTTTCCCTCAGATTCTGCTTGTGGCTCAGTCCATTCTTTGTCATCAGGGACCTCCGATGGAACAACTGGGCGCAGAAATGCTACAGGCATGGATGCTTTCAGAGTTAGTTTGTCCAGTGCTGTTAGCTCATCAAGTCAAGTCTCTGGTAACAATGATGGTGATGCTTTAGGGGATGTCTTCATTTGGGGGGAAGGCACTGGTGATGGCATTCTGGGTGGAGGAATAAATAGAGATGGATGTTCTTCTGGTGCGAAGATTGATTCTTTAGTTCCTAGACCCATGGAATCTGCAGTGTTACTTGATGTTCAGAACTTAGCTTGTGGTCGTCGACATGCTGCTCTTGTAACCAAGCAAGGAGAGGTTTTCACTTGGGGGGAGGAATTGAGAGGCAGACTTGGACATGGTGTTGACTCTGATGTTTCTCATCCAAAGCTTCTAGATGGTcttagaaatatcaatattgaACTTGTGGCATGTGGGGAGTACCATTCCTGTGCTGTTACTCTTTCTGGTGAAATGTACACTTGGGGTAATAGTTCTTACAATTCTGGGCTCCTTGGACACGGAAATGAATCCTATCAGTGGGttcctaaaaaattaaatggacCTTTGGAGGGAATACATGTTTCATCAGTTTCTTGTGGACTGTGGCACACAGCTGTTGTAACTTCTGCAGGGCAATTGTTTACTTTTGGTGATGGGACTTTTGGTGTTTTAGGACATGGTGACCGTAGATGTGTGGCAATACCAAGGGAAGTTGAGTCCCTTAAAGGCCTCCGGACTGTGCGGGTAGCTTGTGGTGTTTGGCACACCGCAGCAGTTGTTGAAGTCATGGTTGGCTCTTTGACTTCCAGCAATTGCTCATCAGGAAAGCTTTTTACATGGGGAGATGGAGATAAATTCCGTCTTGGGCATGGTGATAAGGAAGCAAAACTGGTGCCAACTTGTGTTGCCGCTCTTGTTGAACCTAACTTTTGCCAAGTTGCCTGCGGAGACAGCCTGACTGTGGCACTAACAACTACAGGCCATGTCTTCACCATGGGAAGCCCTGTTTATGGTCAACTAGGAGATCCCCAAGCGGATGGGAAGCTCCCCAGAAAGGTTGAGGGAAAGCTTATGAAGAATTTTGTTGAAGAAATAGCTTGTGGTGCTTATCATGTTGCAGTTTTAACTTCAAGAACTGAAGTTTACACTTGGGGAAAGGGTGCCAATGGTCGTTTGGGTCATGGGGATACCGATGATCGAATGTCCCCATTTTTAGTTGAAGCTTTAAAAGACAAACAAGTCAAAACAATTGCTTGTGGCACAAATTTCACCACAGCCATCTGTCTGCATAAATGGGTCTCAGGTATTGATCAATCATTGTGTTCTGGCTGCCGCCTTCCatttaatttcaaaagaaaacgaCACAATTGTTATAATTGTGGACTTGTTTTCTGCCACTCATGCACTAGTAAAAAGTCTCTCAAGGCTTCCATGGCACCAAACCCAAACAAACCTTACCGTGTCTGTGATAATTGCTTTGGAAAACTTTGGAAAGCCACTGAAGCTGACTCTTCGTCTCATCCTGCTCTTAGTAGAAGGGGAAGTGTGAATCAGGGGCAAAATGAACTTAATGACAAGAATGAAAAGTTGGATTCAAGATCGTATGTCCACCCTGGAAGAGTTTCTTCCTTAGAATCATCTAGAGAAGAAAGTGGCGGATCTtctaaaagaaacaagaaactaGATGTTAACATTAGTCGTGTTTCACCCCTTCCCAATGGGGTTTCTCAGTGGGATGCGCTCAGTGACTCTAAATCTCTCAATCCAGTGTTTGGGTCATCCAAAAAGTTCTTCTCGGCTTCTCTTCCTGGATCAAGAATTGTTTCTCGAGCAACATCTCCAAAGTCAAGGCGATCCAGTCCCCCTCGTGCCACTACACCAATTCCAACTTTATCAGGGCTTAGTTCACCAAAGTTTGTTGTGGGTGATGCTAAAAGGATGAATGATAATCTGAATGAAGAGGTTCTAAAATTAAGAGTCCAG GTTGATGATCTTACCCGCAAggcaaaaattcaagaaattgaGCTGGAGAGAACAACCAAACAGCTGAAGGAGGCCATTTCTATAGCAGGGGAAGAGGCTGCAAAATCAAAAGCTGCAAAGGAAGTAATTAAGGCACTTACTGCACAG TTGAAGGAAATGGCTGAGAGGTTACCTGTTGGAGCTGCAAGAAACAGCACTTCACCTTCCTTTGGTCCTTATAACCCCTCTCTTACTCAGGATGTTTCTACTGCACCCATTGATGTGCTAGATAGTAACATGACCTGCCATGAACTAGATTCAAAGGGATCAAACAGGTTGGTGATTTCTAATGGGTCAACCACAATTGGTAACAACACTTTGAGTCACACTGAAATGGTGCATCAAGAAACAACTACAAGGAGTAAGACTAGAGCAGCAAAATCTGAACCCCCCCATGGGGATGAATGGGTTGAGCAAGATGAGCCGGGCGTTTATATCACCCTTATTTCCTTACCTGGAGGTGCCAAAGATCTTAAACGTGTCCGCTTCAG TCGTAAGCGGTTTAGTGAGAAAGAAGCAGAACAATGGTGGGCATTAAACAGGGCTAGAGTATATCAGCAGTACAACATTCCCATGGTTGACAAGTCTGGCATTGGCATGGGAAGGGAAGGGAAAGTTTAG
- the LOC121238478 gene encoding PH, RCC1 and FYVE domains-containing protein 1-like isoform X2 — protein sequence MHRQLAWILYEPIFQRYPRPEKEYQSFSLIYDDRSLDLICKDKDEAEIWFTGLKALISRGRHRTGRSESKGDGVPTEATSPRAHTRRSSPLSSPFGSGGSSQKDGADPLHLHTLHESPPKIGLEKALSDVILCAVPPEAFFPSDSACGSVHSLSSGTSDGTTGRRNATGMDAFRVSLSSAVSSSSQVSGNNDGDALGDVFIWGEGTGDGILGGGINRDGCSSGAKIDSLVPRPMESAVLLDVQNLACGRRHAALVTKQGEVFTWGEELRGRLGHGVDSDVSHPKLLDGLRNINIELVACGEYHSCAVTLSGEMYTWGNSSYNSGLLGHGNESYQWVPKKLNGPLEGIHVSSVSCGLWHTAVVTSAGQLFTFGDGTFGVLGHGDRRCVAIPREVESLKGLRTVRVACGVWHTAAVVEVMVGSLTSSNCSSGKLFTWGDGDKFRLGHGDKEAKLVPTCVAALVEPNFCQVACGDSLTVALTTTGHVFTMGSPVYGQLGDPQADGKLPRKVEGKLMKNFVEEIACGAYHVAVLTSRTEVYTWGKGANGRLGHGDTDDRMSPFLVEALKDKQVKTIACGTNFTTAICLHKWVSGIDQSLCSGCRLPFNFKRKRHNCYNCGLVFCHSCTSKKSLKASMAPNPNKPYRVCDNCFGKLWKATEADSSSHPALSRRGSVNQGQNELNDKNEKLDSRSYVHPGRVSSLESSREESGGSSKRNKKLDVNISRVSPLPNGVSQWDALSDSKSLNPVFGSSKKFFSASLPGSRIVSRATSPKSRRSSPPRATTPIPTLSGLSSPKFVVGDAKRMNDNLNEEVLKLRVQVDDLTRKAKIQEIELERTTKQLKEAISIAGEEAAKSKAAKEVIKALTAQLKEMAERLPVGAARNSTSPSFGPYNPSLTQDVSTAPIDVLDSNMTCHELDSKGSNRLVISNGSTTIGNNTLSHTEMVHQETTTRSKTRAAKSEPPHGDEWVEQDEPGVYITLISLPGGAKDLKRVRFSRKRFSEKEAEQWWALNRARVYQQYNIPMVDKSGIGMGREGKV from the exons ATGCATCGTCAACTTGCATGGATCTTATATGAG CCTATATTTCAGAGGTACCCTCGGCCTGAGAAGGAATACCAatcattttctcttatatatgatGATAGGTCTTTAGATTTG ATATGCAAGGATAAAGATGAAGCTGAAATCTGGTTTACTGGTCTAAAAGCACTAATATCCCGTGGCCGCCACCGAACAGGGCGATCTGAGTCAAAAGGAGATGGAGTTCCAACTGAAGCAACTAGTCCTAGAGCACACACCCGAAGAAGTTCTCCTTTGAGCTCTCCATTTGGCAGTGGTGGCAGCTCACAAAAG GATGGCGCCGATCCCCTTCATCTGCATACTCTGCATGAAAGCCCTCCAAAAATTGGTCTAGAGAAGGCATTATCAGATGTGATATTATGTGCTGTGCCTCCTGAGGCTTTCTTTCCCTCAGATTCTGCTTGTGGCTCAGTCCATTCTTTGTCATCAGGGACCTCCGATGGAACAACTGGGCGCAGAAATGCTACAGGCATGGATGCTTTCAGAGTTAGTTTGTCCAGTGCTGTTAGCTCATCAAGTCAAGTCTCTGGTAACAATGATGGTGATGCTTTAGGGGATGTCTTCATTTGGGGGGAAGGCACTGGTGATGGCATTCTGGGTGGAGGAATAAATAGAGATGGATGTTCTTCTGGTGCGAAGATTGATTCTTTAGTTCCTAGACCCATGGAATCTGCAGTGTTACTTGATGTTCAGAACTTAGCTTGTGGTCGTCGACATGCTGCTCTTGTAACCAAGCAAGGAGAGGTTTTCACTTGGGGGGAGGAATTGAGAGGCAGACTTGGACATGGTGTTGACTCTGATGTTTCTCATCCAAAGCTTCTAGATGGTcttagaaatatcaatattgaACTTGTGGCATGTGGGGAGTACCATTCCTGTGCTGTTACTCTTTCTGGTGAAATGTACACTTGGGGTAATAGTTCTTACAATTCTGGGCTCCTTGGACACGGAAATGAATCCTATCAGTGGGttcctaaaaaattaaatggacCTTTGGAGGGAATACATGTTTCATCAGTTTCTTGTGGACTGTGGCACACAGCTGTTGTAACTTCTGCAGGGCAATTGTTTACTTTTGGTGATGGGACTTTTGGTGTTTTAGGACATGGTGACCGTAGATGTGTGGCAATACCAAGGGAAGTTGAGTCCCTTAAAGGCCTCCGGACTGTGCGGGTAGCTTGTGGTGTTTGGCACACCGCAGCAGTTGTTGAAGTCATGGTTGGCTCTTTGACTTCCAGCAATTGCTCATCAGGAAAGCTTTTTACATGGGGAGATGGAGATAAATTCCGTCTTGGGCATGGTGATAAGGAAGCAAAACTGGTGCCAACTTGTGTTGCCGCTCTTGTTGAACCTAACTTTTGCCAAGTTGCCTGCGGAGACAGCCTGACTGTGGCACTAACAACTACAGGCCATGTCTTCACCATGGGAAGCCCTGTTTATGGTCAACTAGGAGATCCCCAAGCGGATGGGAAGCTCCCCAGAAAGGTTGAGGGAAAGCTTATGAAGAATTTTGTTGAAGAAATAGCTTGTGGTGCTTATCATGTTGCAGTTTTAACTTCAAGAACTGAAGTTTACACTTGGGGAAAGGGTGCCAATGGTCGTTTGGGTCATGGGGATACCGATGATCGAATGTCCCCATTTTTAGTTGAAGCTTTAAAAGACAAACAAGTCAAAACAATTGCTTGTGGCACAAATTTCACCACAGCCATCTGTCTGCATAAATGGGTCTCAGGTATTGATCAATCATTGTGTTCTGGCTGCCGCCTTCCatttaatttcaaaagaaaacgaCACAATTGTTATAATTGTGGACTTGTTTTCTGCCACTCATGCACTAGTAAAAAGTCTCTCAAGGCTTCCATGGCACCAAACCCAAACAAACCTTACCGTGTCTGTGATAATTGCTTTGGAAAACTTTGGAAAGCCACTGAAGCTGACTCTTCGTCTCATCCTGCTCTTAGTAGAAGGGGAAGTGTGAATCAGGGGCAAAATGAACTTAATGACAAGAATGAAAAGTTGGATTCAAGATCGTATGTCCACCCTGGAAGAGTTTCTTCCTTAGAATCATCTAGAGAAGAAAGTGGCGGATCTtctaaaagaaacaagaaactaGATGTTAACATTAGTCGTGTTTCACCCCTTCCCAATGGGGTTTCTCAGTGGGATGCGCTCAGTGACTCTAAATCTCTCAATCCAGTGTTTGGGTCATCCAAAAAGTTCTTCTCGGCTTCTCTTCCTGGATCAAGAATTGTTTCTCGAGCAACATCTCCAAAGTCAAGGCGATCCAGTCCCCCTCGTGCCACTACACCAATTCCAACTTTATCAGGGCTTAGTTCACCAAAGTTTGTTGTGGGTGATGCTAAAAGGATGAATGATAATCTGAATGAAGAGGTTCTAAAATTAAGAGTCCAG GTTGATGATCTTACCCGCAAggcaaaaattcaagaaattgaGCTGGAGAGAACAACCAAACAGCTGAAGGAGGCCATTTCTATAGCAGGGGAAGAGGCTGCAAAATCAAAAGCTGCAAAGGAAGTAATTAAGGCACTTACTGCACAG TTGAAGGAAATGGCTGAGAGGTTACCTGTTGGAGCTGCAAGAAACAGCACTTCACCTTCCTTTGGTCCTTATAACCCCTCTCTTACTCAGGATGTTTCTACTGCACCCATTGATGTGCTAGATAGTAACATGACCTGCCATGAACTAGATTCAAAGGGATCAAACAGGTTGGTGATTTCTAATGGGTCAACCACAATTGGTAACAACACTTTGAGTCACACTGAAATGGTGCATCAAGAAACAACTACAAGGAGTAAGACTAGAGCAGCAAAATCTGAACCCCCCCATGGGGATGAATGGGTTGAGCAAGATGAGCCGGGCGTTTATATCACCCTTATTTCCTTACCTGGAGGTGCCAAAGATCTTAAACGTGTCCGCTTCAG TCGTAAGCGGTTTAGTGAGAAAGAAGCAGAACAATGGTGGGCATTAAACAGGGCTAGAGTATATCAGCAGTACAACATTCCCATGGTTGACAAGTCTGGCATTGGCATGGGAAGGGAAGGGAAAGTTTAG